The following proteins come from a genomic window of Panthera leo isolate Ple1 chromosome E2, P.leo_Ple1_pat1.1, whole genome shotgun sequence:
- the LOC122208166 gene encoding LOW QUALITY PROTEIN: chymotrypsinogen B-like (The sequence of the model RefSeq protein was modified relative to this genomic sequence to represent the inferred CDS: inserted 1 base in 1 codon), whose protein sequence is MAFLWLLSCFALVGAAFGQCGVPAIQPVLSGLSRIVNGEDAVPGSWPWQVSLQDKTGFHFCGGSLISEDWVVTAAHCGVRTSHVVVAGEFDQHANEENIQVLKIAKVFKNPKFNMLTIRNDITLLKLATPARFSETVSPVCLPAATDEFPXGLLCATTGWGKTKHNANKTPDKLQQAALPLLSNADCKKFWGSKITDVMICAGASGVSSCMGDSGGPLVCQKDGAWTLVGIVSWGSGTCSTSVPAVYARVTELIPWVQEILAAN, encoded by the exons ATGGcctttctctggcttctctcctGCTTCGCCCTTGTGGGGGCTGCCTTCGGTC AATGTGGGGTCCCCGCCATCCAACCTGTGCTGAGTGGCCTGTCCAGGATCGTCAATGGCGAGGACGCTGTCCCGGGCTCCTGGCCCTGGCAGGTGTCCCTGCAG GATAAAACCGGCTTCCACTTCTGCGGGGGCTCCCTCATCAGCGAGGACTGGGTGGTCACTGCTGCCCACTGTGGTGTCAG GACATCCCACGTGGTCGTGGCTGGGGAGTTTGACCAGCACGCAAATGAGGAGAACATCCAGGTCCTGAAGATCGCCAAG GTTTTCAAGAACCCCAAGTTCAACATGCTGACCATCCGTAACGACATCACCCTGCTGAAGCTGGCCACGCCTGCCCGCTTCTCCGAGACCGTGTCCCCTGTGTGCCTGCCCGCGGCTACGGATGAGTTCC CTGGTTTGCTGTGCGCTACCACGGGCTGGGGGAAGACCAAGCACAATG CCAACAAGACCCCCGACAAGCTGCAGCaggcggccctgcccctcctgtccaACGCCGACTGCAAGAAGTTCTGGGGCAGCAAGATCACGGACGTGATGATCTGCGCCGGGGCCAGCGGCGTCTCGTCCTGCATG GGCGACTCTGGCGGCCCCCTGGTCTGCCAGAAGGacggagcctggaccctggtgGGCATCGTGTCCTGGGGCAGCGGCACCTGCTCCACCTCCGTCCCGGCCGTGTACGCCCGCGTCACCGAGCTCATTCCTTGGGTTCAGGAAATCCTTGCCGCCAACTGA